Genomic window (Leptotrichia sp. oral taxon 212):
TGGCAAAACGTATGAATGAAGAGTTTGATTCAGATTTTATATATTCATTTTGTGATGGTGCAATTTTTTGTGAGACATTAGGGCTTGATCTTTTAAAACCTGATTATGATTTTCCCAGTGTAATGAGTCATCCTTTTAAAACAATTGAAGATGTTGAAAAGGCAACGGTACCAAATCCTTATAAGGATGGGAGAATGCCTGTAAATTTAAAAAGTCTGGAATTAATTGCAAAATCAATTGAAAAGCCACTTTATGTTTCTATACAGGGACCTTTTACGTTAGCAGTTCAAATGGCAGGAGCGACACATTTATTGGGAGAGGTAATAAGAAATCCGGAATTTGTAGAAAAAATTCTTGATTTTGCAACAGAAACTGTACTGGAATATGTTAAAGCTGTTCGTAAAGCAGGAGCAATGTATATTTCAATAGCAGAACCGGGAACAGTGACTCTTAGTCCTAAAAATTTTAAGCGTTATGTGGTGCCGAGGGTAAATAAAATATTTGATTCAATAGACTGCTGGAAAGGAATGCAC
Coding sequences:
- a CDS encoding uroporphyrinogen decarboxylase family protein is translated as MDFRKMTLLEYINSENRFFFLPDMATNGLKFFGVKSYDVYTNPEMQLKLAKRMNEEFDSDFIYSFCDGAIFCETLGLDLLKPDYDFPSVMSHPFKTIEDVEKATVPNPYKDGRMPVNLKSLELIAKSIEKPLYVSIQGPFTLAVQMAGATHLLGEVIRNPEFVEKILDFATETVLEYVKAVRKAGAMYISIAEPGTVTLSPKNFKRYVVPRVNKIFDSIDCWKGMHICGDTSLFLDLMLSCHLDAVSLDQIMDYEIVAKRIPSDKVLIGNLDPIDLIGKGTVEEIEKYTKELCTKMLPYNNYLCAFGCNCLNDTPDENLRAAINTTRTFKRK